The DNA region aatcaaggggtctgaatactttccgaatgcactgtagtttaCATGAAAGAGGGGTGCTGTACGACGACACCCTTGAACTACTGTCCAAATGTTCAGTGTCAgcacaataaaataaatagtatAAGGTCATACAGTACTTGCAGTTAAACGCTACAACCGGCTACATACCAAAGAGAGGTTATAAGCTCTTAAAATATAGATTTTAGGAATTTTTCTGTTTACTGTACCTGGCTCCTTTGCTGAGTCTTGAACCACTAATGGAATATCCCTACTGATATTTTTCTTTTTGCGAATCATCAATAGCAGTGAACTGTAAAGAAACAGAAAAGAGTGAGTTGACCTTGGACCATATATAGGGCCATATATAGGGTTTTTCCTAACCATGTGTCCTGACCAGGAAGGTAGCCTGGTCCCCAGTATGACTCTTTCAAGCAGATGTAGTTCATGTAAAATGTACATTGTAAATGATTCCCATTTGTTCATATCTCACCCGAGAGGGTTGGTGAGAGGggctggtggtggaggagggggtggcGGGGGCGGAGGTGCAGGGGCTGGAGCAGGCGGAGGGTTAGAAAGGGCCTGGAGCTTCTTCTGCAGCTCCTCTACTGCTCATTAGGACAAATGGACAAGTAGCATCAGCATCCATTCATTAAGGGagatattaaatatattatattgcGAACTGAATTGGAATGGAGAATATTAACCCAAAAATGTATTCTGAACTGCTCCATGAAACACTGTTTTTAGTCCATTGCTTTTGTTAACAACTGAAGAATGTTCTGATGTACATCATCATCCATTTAGGAAAGACTCAACATTACAAACACTTGAAATGAATGGAAATGGCTCAGAAAATGGTTAGAGAACTGCAGGTTGAGATGATTAACCTACAAATGCATTATAAAGTGCTCTAATGAAAATGTTTCTTTGCAGTCCATTGCTTTTGCTAACAAATGAAGGGGGTTCTGTGCATTTCTCTACAGTTAAAACCCAAGGTTGGCTTCAGTTGAATACATGTAGAAATCCCATTGTCAAACCATGAGAATAACATTAACCTTTTGACAAAGCCCACTCATTCCCTGCTGGGATCATGTACAGCTACTGTGTGCAGTCCTCCAATTCTGCTGTGCCACTCACCAGTAAACTTGAGATCCTTGGCCTCCACCTTAGCCGTGGAATATCTCTCTTCgtgctccctcttctcctctgccAGGAGCTCTAGCTTACGTTGTAACGCCAGCACCTCCTTATGTAGCTCTGAACCCCTGAGCTGCTCCTCAATCCCCTTCATCTGTTACCGCCAAACATGACCCATTCACTCACAATCCTACAAGATATGCTCTGTACCGGGGACATTCTTACTAAATTTGAAGTGAACGTTAGAAAATAAAGAGTACGATTTTACAAGACAAACAATGGTTCTTCACTACAGACAGAAAGATGTTGAGGCAAAAATAGTGATGTGGTGCtgctttaaaacacacacacgcacactgataCAAAACAACGGAACAAATTGTAAGCTGCTCAGAGCCTGCACCACAAAAAGCTCCTGTGGTGATAATTGCTGATAAGTAGCTTTGGATAGGTGCCAGTCCCCCCCAAAATTCTCTGCTCCTCAAATAATGTGTTAATTGATCTTTAAATGGAGGGTATGGCTCACCTCCGCCCTAGACCAGGAGAGATCAGTGATCCCACTCTTTCCTAATTGTTTTCACCCATCCAAATCCTGCTGAGAGTGAATGGTGTCTCTGATACTCCTTATCAGTATGGACACAGAAAGTCACTGCCCAAAGTGCTCCATGTGACCATTGTCATTCAAAAGGACATCTCACAGTTTAATTGATGAGCTAATTGACTTTGTCTTTTTCAGATACACGTTCATATTTTTTCCACATGCAAAACTGGAGTAGATTTTTTTCAGATGAGGTCATATTTTGTAATAAAAACAAATGCAATATTTGACTATGAGGGAAAAAACATCTTGGCTGACATTAGATTCTAGACACAATTTTCAtcacactgtgttgtgttgtgacgcATTGTGTTGTTGGTGATGTGGTGTTAATGTGTGACCTGTTGTTGGTGCACCAGCCTCTGGCTCTCCAGGGCCTGGGTGAGCCTGGTGACATCAGTGAGGGCTGCCTGCAGGGTATCACTGGGTGATGAGCTCTTTAGGAGAATCTGACTCTGTCTGTTCAGCTTCTTCTGCTCAACCAGCATCTGCATGGGAGGAGGATTTACACAAGGGACAGAAGCTGTCATTAAGTGTTAACAGTGTTGATACAttacagcatgtgaaatttgtaaCACCTCAAGGGAAAATAAGTATAATCCAGCCTGTTTTAGCAGTAAATTAACCATACCTGTAGTTTTAGTGTAATAAACAAATATTTGACTATACCGATAAAAGCACCTAAGCATGTATAGAAACCAGTGAGGCTATTAAAAACATGTGTTTGCAGAGAGGGGGTATATTGAGGTCTCATTATGCAGCATGCATAGGGTGGTCATTCATTTAGTTACATGTGTTCTCAAAAATGATCTCTGGTGATAACACATAATGAATAGAGTGTTCCTGAATACTGATTAGATTGCAAGGGGGAAGAGTACTAATCTGGACACCATATAGAACATACATGTCATACAATCATGTGGCACTTCTAAGATATCCATGCCACTTCTTAAACACAGCGGCATCACATATTCTAAAAACAGTATACCATTGGATACTGGTGTCCAATGTTACAGCTCAAATTCATAATTCATATGGGGAACGATTCTGACCCGAGTTAACTGTGCGTAAATGGAACGtaattccctttttatgcacttttctctctatgcgtattctgaccttgaatttaagcatgagaatagcgtGCTATTCATCCGCTATTCGTTTGGGGTGGAGATGGAATAAATGAAGGTGAGGCTGAGGTGTGTGCGTCTTATTCTGAGTTTGGCTTAATTCCATCATAATTCCATCAACTTTACGTgcgaggaaaccatgaataaggtctcgATAAACCTCTACTTTCTTTTCAGGATGGAAATAAcagcattctccatgcactgtaatttataaaTTGATAAGCTATTAATAAGAGCAGGTAAATGAGTAATCCGTTTGGAGAAGGGATTGTAAATACACACAGCAATTGATTTAGATGACCTTTCCTTATAATCCCTGGAGATGATCTGAAACCAGTCATTTGGAAGCAAACTGAAAATCATATCACATGACATGTATCACGCCCCATTTTCCACAGTGAAGTAGGCTATTCAGAATTGTAATTGTGTGCCCTCCTAATTTGCTGAAATAATTGTGTGCTACTGTACCTGCGGAGTTGATGtactgtacagtggggcaaaaaagtatttagtcagccaccaattgtgcaagttctcccacttaaaaagatgagagaggcctgtaattttcatcatatgtacacttcaactatgacagacaaaatctgaaaaaaaatccagaaaatcacattgtaggatttgtaatttatttatttgcaaattatggtggaaaataagtatttggtcaataacaaaagtttatctcaatactttgttaaataccctttcttggcaatgacagaggtcaaacgttttctgtaagtcttcacaaggttttcacacactgttgctggtattttggcccattcctccattcctccatgcagatctcctctagagcagtgatgttttggggctgttgctgggcaacacggactttcaactccctccaaagattttctatggggttgagatctggagactggctaggccactccaggaccttgaaatgcttcttacgaagccactcctttgttgcccgggcgatgtgtttgggatcattgtcatgctgaaagacccagccacgtttcatcttcaatgcccttgctgatggaaggaggttttcactcaaaatctcacgatacatggccccattcattctttcctttacacggatcagtcgtcctggtccctttgcagaaaaacagccccaaagcatgatgtttccacccccatgcttcacagtaggtatggtgttctttggatgcaactcagcattctttgtcctccaaacacgacgagttgagtttttaccaaaaagttatattttgatttcatctgaccatatgacattctcccaatcttcttctggatcatccaaatgctctctagcaaacttcagacgggcctggacatgtactggcttaagcaggggcacaagtctggcactgcaggatttgagtccctgggggcgtagtgtgttactgatggtaggctttgttactttggtcccagctctctgcaggtcattcactaggtccccccgtgtggttctgggatttttgctcaccgttcttgtgatcattttgaccccacggggtgagatcttgcgtggagtcccagatcgagggagattatcagtggtcttgtatgtcttccatttcctaataattgctcccacagttgatttcttcaaaccaagctgcttacctactgcagattcagtcttcccagcctggtgcaggtctaccattttgtttctggtgtcctttgacagctctttggtcttggccatagtagaatttggagtgtgactgtttgaggttgtggacaggtgtcttttatactgataacaagttcaaacaggtgccattaatacaggtaacgagtggaggacagaggagcctcttaaagaagaagttacaggtctgtgagagccagaaatcttgcttgtttgtaagtgaccaaatatttattttccaccataatttgcaaataaattcattaaaaatcctacaattagatttactggatttttttttctaattttgtctgtcatagttgaagtgtacctatgatgaaaattacaggcctctctcatctttttaagtgggagaacttgcacaattggtggctgactaaatacttttttgccccactgtatgtgctttagaatgttttaattatatgcCCAGCCCATTCTCAGTTATATTTTACAATTTGTATCAtattaaatattagccactatcggGAGCCACCGTAAGTTATACCCACATaattataactgtcactttagtgttagtgtTCTTCAATTTGTAGCTTACATTTTGCATCATTCCATTCCATTTCATATACCTTTCTTTCCTCCATCACGTCTGTGAAGTTGTCCCTGCTTTCCTCTGTCACGTCTGTGTAGTTGTCCCTGCTTTTCTCTGTCACGTCTGTGTAGTTGTCCTCCCTTTCCTCTGTCCCGTCTGTGTAGTTGTCCTCCCTTTCCTCTGTCACGTCTGTTTAGTTGTCCCTGCTTTCCTCTGTCACGTCTGTGTAGTTGTCCCTGCTTTCCTCTGTCACGTCTGTGTAGTTGTCCCTGCTTTCCTCTGACGTCTGTGTAGTTGTTCCTACTTTCCTCTGTCACGTCTGTATAGTTGTCCCTGCTTTCCTCTGTCACGTCTGTGTAGTTGTCCCTGCTTTCCTCTGTCACATCTGTGTAGTTGTCCCTGCTTTCCTCTGATGTCTGTGTAGTTGTCCCTGCTTTCCTCTGACGTCTGTGTAGTTGTCCCTGCTTTCCTCTGACGTCTGTGTAGTTGTCCCTGCTTTCCTCTGTCACGTCTGTGTAGTTGTCCCTGCTTTCCTCTGTCACATCTGTGTAGTTGTCCCTGCTTTCCTCTGACGTCTGAGTAGTTGTCCCTGCTTTCCCCTGTCACGTCTGTGTAGTTGTCCCTGCTTTCCTCTGTCACGTCTCTGTAGTTGTCCCTGCTTTCCTCTGTCACGTCTCTGTAGTTGTCCCTGCTTTCCTCTGTCACGTCTGTGCAGTTGTCCCTGCTTTCCTTTGTCACGTCTGTGCAGTTGTCCCTGCTTTCCTCCATCACGTCTGTGTAGTTGTCCCTGCTTTCCTCTGTCACGTCTGTGCAGCTGTCCCTGCTTTCCTTTGTCACGTCTGTATAGTTGTCCCTGCTTTCCTCTGTCACGTCTGTGTAGTTGTTCCTGCTTTCCTCTGTCACGTCTGTGTAGTTGTCCCTGCTTTCCTCTGACGTCTGTGTAGTTGTCCCTGCTTTCCTCTGAcgtctgtgttgttgtctctgcTTTCCTCTGACGTCTGTGTAGTTGTCCCTGCTTTCCTCTGACGTCTGTGTAGTTGTCCCTGCTTTCCTCTGAcgtctgtgttgttgtctctgcTTTCCTCTGACGTCGGTGTAGTTGTCCCTGCTTTCCTCTGTCACGTCTGTATAGTTGTCCCTGCTTTCCTCTGACGTCTGTGTAGTTGTCCCTGCTTTCCTCTGTCACGTCTGTATAGTTGTCCCTGCTTTCCTCTGACGTCTGTGTAGTTGTCCCTGCTTTCCTCTGAcgtctgtgttgttgtctctgcTTTCCTCTGACGTCGGTGTAGTTGTCCCTGCTTTCCTCTGACGTCTGTGTAGTTGTCCCTGCTTTCCTCTGAcgtctgtgttgttgtctctgcTTTCCTCTGACGTCGGTGTAGTTGTCCCTGCTTTCCTCTGTCACGTCTGTATAGTTGTCCCTGCTTTCCTCTGACGTCTGTGTAGTTGTCCCTGCTTTCCTCTGTCACGTCTGTATAGTTGTCCCTGCTTTCCTCTGTCACGTCTGTATAGTTGTCTCTGAGGGTCGCTAGCATTAGTGGATCATATTAGGGTAATGTTGTGCAATAAtttgggacatgtagcctatttgaatcattatgggACTCAGACCATACGtagcagtttaaacctggagcACGGTTCACCACgactggaccgttgtcatcactgttccatgattagtgaggattaggggtgatttataggactattgttCAACCTTGTACTGAACTCTAATATGACAACTTTCtggatgaatcaaaccactgtatttttAAATCATCAATATATTCTGTGCATAAAGGCTCTCCAAACTTAAAAAAAAGAATGATACATACTTTCCTAACCCCCAAATTTGCCTAAATAATGAAAAAATCTACCAGTTGGTACTGAATTGGAGATGAATAAGCATATATTtagatggctttctttcattgatccctatattctgaacccgttctctccaTGTATTCTGTCTACAAAATTCTAATTAAAGATACACCGTATTTATATGGATGTCTAAAGATAAATGTACAGAAAatcctattgaatgaaaactccacaagAAAATCTGTTGGGCAGCAACTGGGAGAGTTTTCAGCggtttaattaaatgtattcagcGCACGCAAGGGAACCATGCCTGCAAAGCCCATTATGCACCTGTGTAAGGTAAGTCTAAATACCAACTACAGAGAAGTGAGTAGGAAAGGTGTACATTTCTTAAGTCGGAAACAACCCCTTAGCAGATTAACACAGCCACCTTGTCTGATATTAAGACAATGGCCTGATTCCATTGTTAACTTGTTGGGACACAGCCATGATGCATCATATTAGTGTCTAAGTGATGAGTCAGTAGAAAAGTTAATGTTCAGGTGCATGCAAAATGGGATTGGGAACAAGCATATTAATCACTGTTAacccactgggaacacactggttgaatcaatgttgtttccacataatttcaattAAACTACACGTGGAATAGaagttgaattgacatctgtgcccagtgggaaggagACATGTCGAGCTGACAGAAATACCCATCCAAAGCTGCTAAGCCTATTATGGGTGCCTCGAGAGAGCTCACCTCTCGTGCAAATATCTCTGCCTCTGCCCTCAGCTCCTTCTCCAGATCCAGGTTTTCCTGCAGGGCCTCATACTCCTCCACGGCAAACAGCGACACTGGAAGCATTAAATATCTAATCAGAACAAGTAAAACGGTGCAAAAACATCTGCTGACAGAGCACCTGTTTCACCTGCATATGTCATGCATATTTCCATATATCCCTTTTATCTGGTCAGTTGGCCCTAATCTTAACACTGACCTTAACCTTACTCCCAACCCTAACTTTAGtcttaatccctaaccttaatctGCAAACTGGTAACCTAAAATATAAATTAAAACTCTTACATTCTGTAATTAGCAGGCAGTAAAAAACGTTATGGAAAACCTTGAAACTCAAGGGGGAGGGGGAATTCACTTTCACAACCAACATGCTCCCTGAAAAGCAAGCCAGCAAACCAGGACCAAATGAATAGTGATTTTGCTTTTTGAGCATTTTCTGTAAGAAATATGCCTCCAGTCACTAAGGATCACCCAGCATTCACGGCATAGTGAGGGGGTACAGGCTTCACTTGACTCTTCTTTCTGTCAAATGTAACCCCACTCAAGGTTACGCTGCACAAAAAGCCACAGAGAGTAGGACACCTTAATTTCCTTGCAGAAAGGTGGACACGGATGTTACGCTCGTCTCTTTGGAGTCAAAATATTGCAGTGGAGAAGACTCTCTGACCTCTGTTATATTTCGCCAAGAGCTTCTTTTGTCGGACTGTCTCAGCAATCAAAACCATATTATCATGTTTTTCCTTCAGCAACTACagtgaagagaggaagagaacaaGGCAGAAGAGAGTTGATTTGATTGTGCTGTTAATTGATTACTCAAATAACTGAATTGCGACACTACTGTTAGAATAGTGTAGATGGAAATCATTCTAGGTTTCAATGTATTCTTTGTCCTAATTGTATGAATGTGCATAGGCCTACACTATGAGAACACAATAAGGACATTAAACATGATTCATCTGTTTCACTAAGAGGATCAACACAGAttttcagatttaaaaaaaaaagcacaaaaaAAAGCTCTGACAAAGGCCAAGAGGCTGACACGTAAGCTTAAATAA from Oncorhynchus mykiss isolate Arlee chromosome 1, USDA_OmykA_1.1, whole genome shotgun sequence includes:
- the shtn1 gene encoding shootin-1 isoform X3, with translation MLYLAHLGPETIAEIGLEDEEEEEESVDTQVEKECFSAHCQSTITELKKKIELTLEEKKQATIDHEATREELSDIREELLKEKHDNMVLIAETVRQKKLLAKYNRVSLFAVEEYEALQENLDLEKELRAEAEIFAREMLVEQKKLNRQSQILLKSSSPSDTLQAALTDVTRLTQALESQRLVHQQQMKGIEEQLRGSELHKEVLALQRKLELLAEEKREHEERYSTAKVEAKDLKFTVEELQKKLQALSNPPPAPAPAPPPPPPPPPPPAPLTNPLGSLLLMIRKKKNISRDIPLVVQDSAKEPEMDIRQQAVDEMMQRIKRGVHLRPVGQAPNKTKPVQRERVPSNSAIQELKGILDTFKRPSPHLKVGSPSTNTESELERVLQRRRGAFRTSQESCSPSSPRPFPSSVLDVTRVRGDQPQTKQTSQDSVPL